A single genomic interval of Halobacillus halophilus DSM 2266 harbors:
- a CDS encoding type B 50S ribosomal protein L31: protein MKSGIHPEYRKVVFLDTSSNFKFLTGSTQASEETIEWEDGNTYPLIRIEISSASHPFYTGKQKADKAGGRVDRFKKKYNLS, encoded by the coding sequence ATGAAATCAGGAATTCATCCAGAATACCGCAAAGTTGTATTCCTAGACACAAGTTCTAATTTCAAGTTTCTAACCGGATCTACTCAAGCATCCGAAGAAACGATCGAGTGGGAAGATGGAAACACGTATCCATTGATCCGTATCGAGATTAGTTCTGCGTCTCATCCGTTCTACACTGGCAAACAGAAAGCTGACAAAGCTGGTGGCCGTGTGGATCGCTTCAAGAAAAAATATAACCTTTCATAA
- the rho gene encoding transcription termination factor Rho, with protein sequence MADLTISNLETMTLKGLYAKARQYKVSYYAKLTKRELIFAILKAQAEKDGFLFMDGILEIIPSEGFGFLRPINYSPSAEDIYISASQIRRFDLRNGDKVSGKVRPPKENERYYGLLHVDAVNGEDPDSAKERVHFPALTPLYPDRHMKLETESKKLSTRVMDVIAPVGYGQRGLIVAPPKAGKTMLLKQMANSITTNHPDAKLIILLVDERPEEVTDIERSVHSDVDVVSSTFDEVPENHIKVSELVLERAMRLVEHKRDVIILMDSITRLARAYNLVIPPSGRTLSGGIDPAAFHRPKRFFGAARNIEEGGSMTILATALVDTGSRMDDVIYEEFKGTGNMELHLDRSLAERRIFPAIDLLRSGTRKEELLLKKDHLEKIWAIRKMMSDAPDFSERFMKRLKSSKNNEEFFEMMNKDMQGKSAQGRR encoded by the coding sequence GTGGCAGATTTAACCATCTCCAATTTAGAGACGATGACGTTAAAGGGACTTTATGCGAAAGCACGACAGTACAAAGTCTCCTATTATGCAAAACTGACAAAAAGAGAATTAATCTTTGCTATATTGAAAGCGCAGGCCGAAAAAGATGGCTTTTTATTTATGGATGGAATTTTAGAGATCATTCCATCAGAAGGGTTTGGTTTTCTCCGCCCGATTAATTATTCTCCAAGTGCTGAGGATATTTATATATCCGCTTCCCAAATTCGCAGGTTTGATTTAAGGAACGGAGATAAAGTATCAGGAAAGGTACGTCCACCAAAAGAAAATGAACGTTACTATGGATTGCTGCACGTAGATGCTGTCAACGGAGAAGATCCTGATTCAGCAAAAGAGAGGGTGCATTTCCCTGCTCTTACACCTCTGTATCCGGATCGTCATATGAAATTAGAGACAGAGTCTAAAAAACTTTCTACACGTGTGATGGATGTCATTGCCCCGGTGGGTTATGGACAACGCGGACTCATTGTGGCACCTCCAAAAGCTGGTAAGACGATGCTACTTAAGCAAATGGCTAACAGTATTACCACTAACCACCCTGATGCAAAACTCATCATTTTACTTGTTGATGAGCGTCCGGAAGAGGTTACGGATATTGAGCGCTCCGTCCATTCCGATGTAGATGTGGTCAGCTCTACCTTTGATGAAGTTCCAGAGAACCACATTAAAGTATCGGAGCTTGTTTTAGAACGTGCCATGCGCTTAGTAGAGCATAAGCGTGATGTTATTATCTTAATGGATAGTATTACGAGACTCGCTAGAGCCTACAACTTAGTCATTCCTCCAAGTGGACGAACGCTTTCCGGGGGGATTGATCCCGCTGCCTTTCACCGTCCGAAGCGCTTTTTTGGAGCGGCTAGAAATATTGAAGAAGGCGGCAGCATGACGATATTGGCTACTGCTTTAGTGGATACAGGATCTCGTATGGATGATGTCATTTATGAAGAATTTAAAGGAACAGGCAATATGGAGCTCCATCTGGATCGAAGTCTGGCTGAGCGTCGTATCTTTCCTGCGATTGATCTACTTCGTTCAGGCACACGTAAAGAAGAACTGCTTCTTAAAAAAGATCATTTAGAAAAAATATGGGCCATACGAAAAATGATGTCGGATGCCCCTGATTTCTCAGAGCGATTCATGAAACGACTTAAAAGTTCCAAGAACAACGAAGAATTTTTTGAAATGATGAATAAAGATATGCAGGGCAAATCAGCTCAAGGAAGACGTTGA
- a CDS encoding UDP-N-acetylglucosamine 1-carboxyvinyltransferase, with amino-acid sequence MHKLLVEGGSRLRGQVRVSGAKNSAVALLPAAILADSPVTIEGLPDISDVGILSDLLEEIGGTVKKDGRTIHIDPSQMVSMPLPNGKVKRLRASYYFMGAMLGRFNKAVIGLPGGCHLGPRPIDQHIKGFEALGAEVTNEQGAIYLRAEELRGARIYLDVVSVGATINIMLAAVRAKGKTVIENAAKEPEIIDVATLLTSMGAKIKGAGTDVIRIEGVQELKGCMHTIIPDRIEAGTYTIMAAAQGDEMIIDNVIPQHLESLLAKLREMGVTIEENDEQLYVRPGKHLRSVDIKTLVYPGFPTDLQQPLTSLLTKAEGTGIVTDTIYQARFKHVDELRRMNAAIKVEGGSAIVAGPSKLQGAKVKASDLRAGAALVIAGLMAEGITEITGVDHIERGYENITNKLIELGANVWYEEMSEREIEQFQNS; translated from the coding sequence ATGCATAAATTATTAGTAGAAGGTGGATCGCGTTTGCGTGGACAAGTCCGCGTAAGCGGTGCGAAAAACAGTGCCGTTGCTTTGCTTCCGGCAGCTATTCTAGCTGATTCTCCAGTCACAATTGAAGGACTTCCTGACATTTCAGATGTTGGGATTTTGTCCGATCTTTTAGAAGAAATCGGAGGCACGGTGAAAAAAGATGGACGAACCATCCACATCGACCCTTCCCAAATGGTGTCCATGCCACTCCCAAATGGAAAAGTGAAAAGGCTGAGGGCCTCTTATTATTTCATGGGAGCGATGCTTGGACGGTTTAATAAGGCAGTTATCGGACTGCCTGGAGGTTGTCATTTAGGCCCAAGGCCGATTGACCAGCATATTAAAGGCTTCGAGGCATTAGGAGCTGAAGTGACAAACGAGCAAGGGGCCATTTATCTTCGGGCTGAAGAATTGCGTGGTGCGCGAATATACTTAGATGTTGTAAGTGTAGGAGCTACTATCAACATTATGCTTGCTGCTGTTAGAGCAAAAGGAAAGACTGTAATTGAAAATGCAGCAAAAGAGCCTGAAATCATTGATGTAGCTACACTACTCACAAGTATGGGGGCTAAAATTAAAGGAGCGGGAACGGATGTTATCCGGATTGAAGGAGTGCAGGAACTAAAAGGTTGCATGCATACCATTATTCCTGACCGGATTGAGGCCGGAACTTATACGATTATGGCTGCAGCTCAAGGGGATGAAATGATCATTGATAATGTTATTCCTCAGCACCTTGAATCCTTACTCGCTAAGCTGCGTGAAATGGGCGTAACAATCGAGGAAAATGACGAACAATTATATGTTCGTCCCGGGAAGCATCTTCGAAGTGTGGATATTAAAACGCTTGTATATCCAGGGTTCCCCACGGATTTACAACAGCCGCTCACTTCCCTGCTTACAAAAGCAGAAGGAACAGGGATTGTAACGGACACCATTTATCAGGCCCGTTTTAAACACGTGGATGAACTGCGACGTATGAATGCTGCTATAAAAGTCGAAGGCGGCTCAGCTATCGTCGCTGGACCTTCCAAATTACAAGGAGCAAAAGTAAAGGCTTCAGATCTTCGTGCCGGTGCTGCTCTTGTTATTGCAGGGCTGATGGCAGAAGGAATTACGGAGATTACAGGTGTCGATCACATTGAGCGAGGATATGAAAACATTACGAATAAGTTGATTGAACTCGGTGCTAACGTCTGGTATGAGGAAATGTCAGAGAGAGAAATTGAACAATTTCAGAATTCCTAG
- the fsa gene encoding fructose-6-phosphate aldolase, with amino-acid sequence MKFFIDTANIDHIREAKSLGLLSGVTTNPSLVAKEGVSFHERLKEITGEIDGSVSAEVVSEDAESMVEEGKELAAIAPNITVKVPMTLEGLKAVKTLSELNIQTNVTLIFSANQALMAARAGASYVSPFLGRLDDIGQNGMELVAQISEIFDRHAIDTEIIAASVRHPIHVTEAAIHGAHIATVPYKIFEQIVQHPLTEQGIEKFLNDWNNQK; translated from the coding sequence ATGAAATTCTTTATTGATACAGCGAACATTGACCATATCCGTGAGGCTAAATCTCTGGGTTTATTATCTGGAGTAACGACAAATCCTAGTCTCGTAGCAAAAGAAGGAGTTTCCTTCCACGAACGATTAAAGGAAATTACAGGAGAAATAGACGGCTCTGTCAGTGCGGAGGTCGTTTCAGAAGATGCTGAGTCTATGGTTGAAGAAGGTAAAGAGCTTGCGGCTATTGCTCCTAATATTACCGTGAAAGTTCCTATGACGCTTGAAGGTCTGAAGGCCGTTAAAACCTTAAGTGAATTGAATATCCAAACAAATGTCACTCTTATTTTTTCTGCCAATCAAGCATTGATGGCTGCTCGTGCTGGAGCTTCTTATGTTTCTCCTTTCCTTGGCCGATTGGATGATATTGGTCAAAACGGGATGGAGCTGGTTGCGCAGATCTCCGAAATATTCGACCGTCATGCAATTGATACAGAAATCATTGCAGCTTCGGTGCGTCATCCAATCCATGTAACAGAAGCCGCTATCCACGGAGCTCATATTGCGACCGTTCCTTACAAGATTTTCGAGCAGATTGTTCAACACCCACTTACGGAACAAGGGATTGAAAAATTTCTTAATGACTGGAACAATCAAAAATAA
- the fba gene encoding class II fructose-1,6-bisphosphate aldolase: MPLVSMKEMLETAKEERYGVGQFNLNNLEYAQAILQAAEEEQSPVILGVSEGAGRYMGGFNVVVDMVKALMKSYGTTVPVAIHLDHGSSFEKCAEAIHAGFTSVMIDASHDPLEENIATTKKVVELAHIHGVSVEAELGRVGGQEDDIIVDDAEAAYAIPSECKKLVDETNVDVFAPALGSVHGPYKGEPNLGFDRMEEIMGLVDKPLVLHGGTGIPTADVKKAISFGTAKINVNTESQMAQGKAVRQVLAEQPEQYDPRKYLGPGRDAIKETVIGKMREFGSSQKA; this comes from the coding sequence ATGCCACTGGTATCAATGAAAGAAATGCTAGAAACAGCTAAGGAAGAACGCTACGGAGTAGGACAGTTTAACCTTAACAATCTTGAATATGCTCAAGCAATCCTACAGGCTGCTGAAGAAGAGCAATCTCCAGTAATCCTTGGAGTGTCCGAGGGTGCTGGTCGATATATGGGCGGCTTTAACGTCGTGGTTGACATGGTTAAAGCACTTATGAAATCGTATGGTACAACTGTACCAGTAGCGATTCACCTTGATCATGGTTCAAGCTTTGAAAAATGTGCAGAAGCAATCCACGCAGGATTTACTTCTGTTATGATTGATGCTTCCCACGATCCACTTGAAGAAAACATCGCAACTACTAAAAAAGTAGTGGAATTAGCACACATTCATGGTGTTTCTGTAGAAGCAGAGCTTGGTCGCGTAGGTGGTCAGGAAGATGATATAATCGTAGATGATGCAGAAGCAGCTTATGCGATTCCATCTGAGTGTAAAAAACTAGTGGACGAAACGAATGTTGATGTATTTGCTCCGGCTCTTGGTTCTGTGCACGGTCCTTATAAAGGTGAACCAAACCTAGGTTTTGACCGCATGGAAGAAATCATGGGTCTTGTAGACAAACCGCTTGTTCTTCACGGTGGTACTGGAATTCCAACAGCCGACGTGAAAAAAGCGATCTCATTCGGAACAGCAAAAATCAACGTAAATACTGAAAGCCAAATGGCTCAAGGAAAAGCTGTGCGTCAAGTACTAGCTGAACAGCCTGAGCAGTATGATCCTCGTAAATATCTAGGACCAGGACGTGACGCGATTAAAGAAACAGTAATCGGGAAAATGCGTGAATTTGGTTCCTCCCAAAAAGCATAA
- a CDS encoding response regulator produces MSNKILIVDDQAGIRLLLEEILKSEGYETVSAKTGKQACELAEQQSIDLVIMDYNLPIMNGSEVLSHLDEIGFTAPVLIITGRSRESIEKTMEYSFVQEIILKPFDIHKLKEMVSGTLTHSS; encoded by the coding sequence ATGTCGAACAAGATACTAATCGTAGATGACCAGGCCGGTATTAGGTTGTTACTTGAAGAAATCTTAAAAAGCGAAGGATATGAAACGGTAAGCGCTAAAACAGGAAAACAAGCTTGTGAGCTAGCTGAACAACAAAGCATCGACCTTGTGATTATGGATTACAATCTGCCGATCATGAATGGAAGTGAAGTACTCTCTCATCTGGATGAAATCGGTTTTACCGCACCGGTTCTTATTATTACGGGCCGGTCGAGGGAATCCATTGAAAAGACTATGGAGTATTCTTTCGTACAGGAGATTATATTAAAGCCATTTGATATCCATAAATTGAAAGAAATGGTATCTGGAACCTTAACACATAGTAGCTGA
- a CDS encoding CTP synthase codes for MTNRERGIVVAKETKYIFVTGGVVSSLGKGITAASLGRLLKNRGLKVTIQKFDPYINVDPGTMSPYQHGEVFVTDDGAETDLDLGHYERFIDINLNKFSNVTTGKVYSNVIKKERRGDYLGGTVQVIPHITNEIKDRVFRAAHETNADVVITEIGGTVGDIESLPFLEAIRQIKSDIGRDHVMYIHCTLVPYLKAAGEMKTKPTQHSVKELRSLGIQPDVIVLRTEMEISEDMKEKIALFCDINKNAVIEAGDADTLYHVPITLQAQNLDQLTCDHFGLDCPPADMTEWNQLINQVKNLEEKATIALVGKYVELPDAYISVVEALKHAGYSFNADVEVKWVNSEFITSSNVQEQLQDADGILVPGGFGDRGIEGKIEAIRYAREHRVPFLGICLGMQLATVEFARNVLGLNGAHSAEINPSTPHPIIDLLPEQKEVSDLGGTLRLGIYPSRLKEGSRALEAYGEEVIYERHRHRFEFNNHYRDQMEAAGFNFSGTSPDGRLIEIIEVEDHPWFVASQFHPEFKSRPTRPQELFYGFVGAAMNQK; via the coding sequence ATGACTAATAGAGAAAGAGGGATCGTAGTGGCGAAAGAGACGAAATATATATTTGTAACTGGCGGTGTGGTATCTTCCTTAGGGAAAGGGATTACAGCTGCGTCATTGGGAAGATTATTAAAAAATCGGGGGCTTAAAGTAACGATTCAGAAATTCGATCCCTACATTAACGTGGATCCAGGGACGATGAGTCCTTATCAGCACGGAGAAGTATTCGTAACGGATGATGGAGCAGAAACAGACTTGGATTTAGGTCACTATGAACGTTTCATCGATATTAATTTGAATAAATTCAGTAACGTAACCACAGGTAAAGTGTATTCAAACGTAATTAAGAAAGAACGTCGCGGAGATTATCTGGGGGGGACGGTCCAGGTTATTCCGCATATAACCAATGAAATAAAGGATCGCGTCTTTCGTGCCGCTCATGAAACGAATGCTGACGTTGTCATTACAGAAATCGGAGGAACCGTTGGCGATATTGAATCACTTCCATTCCTGGAAGCCATTCGTCAAATTAAGAGTGATATTGGCCGCGATCACGTCATGTATATCCATTGCACCCTGGTTCCTTATTTGAAAGCGGCTGGTGAAATGAAGACGAAACCAACCCAGCACAGTGTTAAAGAATTACGTTCTCTTGGGATTCAGCCGGACGTTATCGTATTACGTACAGAGATGGAAATCTCTGAGGATATGAAAGAAAAGATTGCACTTTTCTGCGATATTAATAAAAACGCTGTAATCGAAGCGGGAGATGCAGATACGTTGTACCACGTACCTATTACACTTCAAGCACAGAATTTAGACCAGCTTACTTGTGATCACTTTGGTCTGGATTGCCCGCCAGCTGATATGACAGAATGGAATCAGCTTATTAATCAGGTGAAGAACCTTGAAGAGAAAGCGACCATTGCACTTGTAGGGAAGTACGTAGAGCTTCCGGATGCTTATATTTCAGTGGTAGAGGCTCTGAAACATGCAGGCTATAGCTTTAATGCGGATGTTGAAGTGAAATGGGTCAATTCAGAATTTATCACAAGCTCAAATGTGCAAGAGCAATTACAGGATGCTGATGGTATTCTCGTTCCTGGTGGATTTGGAGATCGTGGAATTGAAGGAAAGATCGAAGCTATTCGCTATGCGCGTGAGCATCGTGTACCTTTCCTTGGCATCTGCCTGGGAATGCAGTTGGCTACCGTGGAATTCGCTCGCAATGTACTGGGACTGAACGGGGCACATTCGGCTGAAATTAATCCATCAACTCCGCACCCGATCATCGACCTTCTTCCTGAGCAGAAAGAGGTTTCAGATCTTGGTGGCACACTTCGACTGGGCATCTATCCATCCCGCCTGAAGGAAGGTTCCAGGGCTTTGGAAGCTTATGGGGAAGAGGTTATATATGAGCGCCACCGTCATCGTTTTGAGTTCAATAATCATTATCGTGATCAGATGGAAGCGGCCGGTTTCAACTTCTCTGGAACCAGTCCTGACGGAAGATTAATCGAAATTATTGAAGTAGAGGACCACCCTTGGTTTGTGGCCAGTCAATTCCATCCGGAGTTTAAATCTCGTCCTACGCGCCCTCAAGAGCTTTTCTATGGCTTTGTAGGGGCTGCTATGAATCAGAAATAG
- the rpoE gene encoding DNA-directed RNA polymerase subunit delta: MSVKELSKDQVNEISMIELATIILEEEREAIDFNEIFHRIAKLKGFTEAEKEQYIAQFYTDMNIDGGFMTIGTNRWGLKKWYPVEQMEEEIANLPQKRKKKKKKPSKLLEDELGVSEYNNNEEDDLEEDVELTDEDLDLDDDDDYDGDYEEDDLDEEEEEIVEDDVSFVGDEDEEDDK, encoded by the coding sequence GTGAGCGTAAAAGAACTGAGCAAAGATCAGGTTAATGAAATATCAATGATTGAACTTGCAACGATCATTTTGGAAGAGGAAAGAGAAGCGATCGATTTTAATGAAATCTTCCACCGTATTGCCAAATTGAAAGGTTTTACAGAAGCCGAGAAAGAACAGTATATTGCACAGTTTTATACTGACATGAATATTGATGGCGGATTTATGACCATTGGTACAAATAGATGGGGACTGAAAAAATGGTATCCAGTAGAGCAAATGGAAGAAGAAATTGCTAATCTTCCCCAGAAACGTAAGAAGAAAAAGAAAAAGCCTTCCAAGCTTCTGGAAGACGAACTGGGTGTATCTGAGTATAATAACAACGAAGAAGATGACCTGGAAGAAGATGTGGAACTTACCGATGAAGATCTAGATCTCGATGATGACGATGATTATGATGGAGATTATGAAGAGGACGACTTGGATGAAGAGGAAGAAGAAATCGTAGAAGACGATGTGAGCTTCGTAGGCGATGAAGATGAGGAAGACGATAAATAA
- the icmF gene encoding fused isobutyryl-CoA mutase/GTPase IcmF, with the protein MEQPTVYQPKNPVRFVTASSLFDGHDASINIMRRILQSTGAEVIHLGHNRSVEDVVNAAVQEDVQGIAISSYQGGHVEYFKYMVDLLNQKGAGHIRVYGGGGGVIIPREIKELHDYGVARVFSPEDGRTLGLQGMINQMIEECDFIPPLNVEKGIEELTEGNHQAIARFITYVENTPKEEREAVAAFETAVENTQEKTIPVLGITGTGGAGKSSLTDELIRRFINEIPDKKIAILSVDPTKKKTGGALLGDRIRMNAIFNPRVYMRSLATREARSELSTAVEESIHVLKAAGMDMIIVETSGIGQGDAAITDITDLSMYVMTSEFGAPSQLEKIDMIDFADFIVINKFEQKGSEDAMNQVKKQYQRSHMLFHEDDAQFPVYGTIASQFNDPGTNTLFAAIVDQLNEKFSWQDDTSFERVSKVEKQNVIIPNDRKQYLRDLSLAVRDYHENTKTQAEKARKLYQLKGTLEELEDEAAKESIERLIEDYERTLDREAKEKLDDWDDLHKRYSGDTYTFKVRDKEITMDLTTESLTGLKVPKVALPKYSDWGDRLSWLLRENVPGAFPFTAGVFPFKRKGEDPKRQFAGEGTPERTNRRFHYLSEGDEAKRLSTAFDSVTLYGEDPDERPDIYGKVGESGVNICTLEDMKKLYDGFDLIDPTTSVSMTINGPAPIILAMFFNTAIDQQLDKFREEHGREPNREEAEEVKARTINVVRGTVQADILKEDQGQNTCIFSTEFALRMMGDIQQYFIDHQVRNYYSVSISGYHIAEAGANPITQLAFTLANGFTYVEYYLSRGMDINKFAPNLSFFFSNGLDPEYTVLGRVARRIWAIVMRDKYGANERSQKLKYHIQTSGRSLHAQEIDFNDIRTTLQALIAIQDNCNSLHTNSYDEAITTPTEESVRRAMAIQMIISKEFGLTKNENSLQGSYIIRELTDLVEEAVLQEFERINDRGGVLGAMERQYQRGKIQEESLYYEGKKHSGELPIVGVNTYLNPSPPSEDEIDSMELARASKEEKEHQIRELRKFQKSNQTETEEALNRLKETASGGGNIFDELMETVRVASLGQITHALYEVGGQYRRNM; encoded by the coding sequence ATGGAACAACCAACGGTTTATCAACCGAAAAACCCCGTCCGTTTTGTGACAGCATCCAGCTTGTTTGATGGACACGATGCTTCTATCAATATTATGAGACGTATTCTGCAATCTACAGGAGCAGAAGTGATTCACCTCGGCCATAACCGCTCTGTTGAAGATGTGGTGAATGCAGCTGTGCAGGAAGATGTGCAGGGAATTGCTATTTCTTCTTATCAAGGAGGGCATGTAGAGTACTTTAAATATATGGTTGATCTGCTAAACCAAAAAGGAGCTGGCCACATACGTGTTTACGGTGGAGGCGGAGGCGTAATCATTCCGAGGGAAATTAAAGAGCTGCATGACTACGGTGTCGCTCGAGTATTCTCACCGGAAGATGGACGCACGTTAGGTCTGCAGGGAATGATTAATCAGATGATTGAAGAATGTGATTTTATTCCACCGCTTAACGTAGAAAAAGGAATTGAGGAACTGACAGAGGGAAATCACCAGGCGATCGCCCGGTTTATTACGTATGTAGAAAATACTCCAAAAGAAGAGCGGGAAGCAGTAGCCGCTTTTGAAACCGCCGTTGAAAATACCCAGGAAAAGACGATCCCTGTCCTTGGAATCACAGGCACAGGAGGAGCAGGAAAAAGCTCTCTTACCGATGAATTAATTCGTCGCTTTATAAACGAAATTCCTGATAAAAAGATAGCCATCCTTTCTGTAGACCCCACGAAAAAGAAAACAGGCGGCGCTCTGCTGGGCGACCGTATTCGTATGAATGCAATTTTTAACCCAAGGGTTTATATGAGGTCACTTGCTACAAGGGAAGCCCGCTCGGAACTTTCAACAGCAGTTGAAGAGTCGATTCATGTTCTGAAGGCTGCCGGCATGGACATGATCATTGTAGAAACGAGCGGGATCGGCCAAGGGGATGCCGCGATTACCGATATCACCGATTTATCAATGTATGTCATGACTTCCGAATTTGGGGCGCCGTCTCAATTGGAGAAAATTGATATGATTGATTTTGCTGATTTTATTGTGATCAACAAGTTTGAACAAAAAGGCTCTGAAGATGCTATGAATCAGGTTAAAAAACAATATCAGAGAAGCCACATGCTGTTTCATGAAGACGATGCCCAGTTTCCTGTATACGGAACGATAGCGAGCCAATTTAATGATCCTGGTACCAACACACTTTTTGCAGCCATTGTCGATCAGCTGAACGAAAAATTTTCCTGGCAGGATGATACCTCTTTTGAGCGCGTAAGCAAAGTAGAGAAGCAAAATGTAATTATTCCTAATGATCGTAAACAATACTTACGAGATCTTTCTCTTGCTGTTCGTGATTATCACGAAAACACAAAAACACAGGCAGAAAAAGCCCGCAAGCTTTATCAATTAAAGGGCACGCTTGAAGAGCTTGAGGACGAAGCCGCAAAAGAAAGTATCGAGCGGCTTATTGAAGATTATGAACGAACCCTGGACCGCGAGGCGAAAGAAAAATTGGACGACTGGGATGATCTGCATAAGCGCTACAGCGGGGATACCTACACCTTCAAAGTGAGAGACAAGGAAATTACCATGGATCTTACAACCGAAAGCTTAACCGGTTTGAAAGTTCCTAAAGTCGCTCTGCCTAAATATTCGGATTGGGGCGACCGCTTAAGCTGGCTGCTCAGGGAAAATGTTCCCGGCGCTTTTCCATTTACAGCCGGAGTTTTCCCGTTTAAACGAAAAGGAGAAGACCCTAAACGCCAATTCGCCGGGGAAGGTACACCGGAACGTACCAACCGCCGCTTCCATTATTTATCTGAGGGAGACGAAGCTAAGCGTTTAAGTACAGCATTTGATTCTGTGACCTTGTATGGGGAAGATCCCGATGAACGTCCGGATATTTACGGGAAAGTCGGGGAGAGCGGTGTGAATATTTGTACGCTTGAAGATATGAAAAAGCTGTATGATGGATTTGATTTAATCGATCCAACTACCTCGGTTTCCATGACCATTAACGGACCTGCTCCCATCATTTTAGCGATGTTTTTCAATACAGCCATTGATCAGCAGCTTGATAAATTCAGGGAGGAGCATGGACGTGAACCTAATCGTGAAGAAGCGGAAGAGGTGAAGGCCCGGACGATTAATGTGGTTCGAGGCACCGTTCAGGCCGATATTCTAAAAGAAGATCAAGGTCAGAATACATGTATTTTTTCTACAGAATTTGCACTCCGTATGATGGGAGACATCCAGCAGTATTTTATTGATCATCAAGTACGGAACTATTATTCCGTCTCCATATCCGGGTATCATATTGCAGAAGCAGGAGCGAATCCTATTACACAGCTCGCTTTCACGCTCGCAAATGGTTTTACGTATGTCGAATATTATTTGAGCCGCGGAATGGACATCAACAAATTCGCGCCTAATCTTTCCTTCTTTTTCTCGAATGGACTGGATCCGGAATATACCGTTCTCGGACGGGTCGCTCGCAGGATCTGGGCGATTGTTATGCGCGATAAGTATGGAGCTAACGAGCGCAGCCAAAAGCTTAAGTATCATATTCAAACATCCGGACGCTCTCTTCACGCACAGGAAATTGATTTTAATGATATACGGACGACCCTGCAGGCTTTAATTGCCATCCAGGACAATTGTAACTCGCTTCATACCAACTCCTATGATGAGGCCATCACGACGCCGACAGAGGAATCTGTCCGACGGGCCATGGCAATTCAAATGATTATCAGCAAAGAGTTCGGTTTAACGAAAAATGAGAATTCATTACAAGGTTCATACATTATACGCGAACTTACAGATTTGGTAGAAGAAGCGGTTCTACAGGAATTCGAAAGGATTAATGACCGCGGGGGAGTACTTGGGGCGATGGAGCGTCAGTACCAGCGAGGTAAAATTCAGGAAGAATCCCTTTATTATGAAGGTAAAAAACATTCAGGGGAGCTGCCAATTGTGGGAGTGAACACGTATCTCAACCCTAGTCCTCCTTCAGAAGATGAGATTGACTCCATGGAATTAGCCCGCGCCTCTAAAGAAGAAAAGGAACATCAGATTCGGGAGCTTCGTAAATTCCAGAAATCAAATCAAACTGAAACGGAAGAAGCGCTCAACCGTTTGAAAGAAACAGCGAGCGGAGGAGGGAACATCTTTGATGAACTGATGGAAACCGTCCGTGTGGCAAGTCTTGGTCAGATTACGCATGCCCTTTACGAAGTAGGTGGACAGTACCGAAGGAATATGTAG